In Acidobacteriaceae bacterium, the following are encoded in one genomic region:
- a CDS encoding DUF2339 domain-containing protein: MTNEPGSPDANDSVFSSSENAELRSRVSRLEEQVAELRQMVQTSASSRQPLLRRTAPAPRSVSTEFTPASSPVFASVDGTKPDGSKPVSIESRLGSQVLSKLAVILLLVGAAWFLKWAFDNRWIGPSGRILIGLAAGSGLILWSERFRRNGTPAFSYALKAVGTGVLYLSLWASFQIFHLVPAPVALLGMVLVTAWNATMAITQDAQLLAAYALFGAYITPMLLATGGNHEIFLFSYLAAIAAALLALLRAKPWNLLLLGPLPITAVFVAIWAMQSFAPDLLGLTLALVTLLWAIFAAIPLLASQADSALVNVIMPVATALFGAFSVYAFLAGSRRPAIEPWAALLFAAAYLAISRVRHSAVASAIHLSLALSFITVAIPLKLTGHGITAGWLAEAVAVIWLASMPGLEARARAVLGHLATAAMLLGVGGALLGPEVFGPGRLVFFNRGFATELGALLVLGVILARAPKLVTGVRFAPDPKLLSIVAFSLFNLTLATTAYRQINIVFAPTSANDDYMHMLALGGFAFSAWLAVQGAAMLALGFWKKIALVRWTGLFLLAITLIKTVAYDMRTLSTGFRIISYLALGALLLAVSFAYQKGLLGLDHVLDQNDEVAQ; encoded by the coding sequence ATGACGAATGAACCCGGTTCGCCCGACGCCAACGACAGCGTTTTCAGCAGTTCAGAAAACGCGGAGCTCCGTTCCCGTGTCTCACGGCTGGAAGAACAAGTCGCCGAGCTGCGACAGATGGTTCAAACCAGCGCGTCTTCTCGTCAGCCCCTTCTTCGTCGCACCGCACCTGCGCCTCGGTCGGTATCCACCGAGTTCACTCCGGCATCCTCGCCGGTCTTCGCTTCCGTGGATGGCACGAAACCGGATGGCAGCAAACCCGTCAGCATTGAATCCCGACTTGGCTCGCAGGTACTTAGCAAACTTGCGGTGATCCTTCTGCTCGTGGGCGCAGCATGGTTCCTCAAGTGGGCCTTCGACAATCGCTGGATCGGCCCAAGCGGCCGCATCCTTATCGGGCTCGCGGCAGGCAGCGGTCTCATCCTGTGGTCAGAGCGCTTCCGCCGCAACGGCACCCCGGCCTTCAGCTACGCTCTCAAAGCCGTCGGGACTGGTGTGCTGTACCTTTCGCTCTGGGCAAGCTTCCAGATCTTCCACCTCGTGCCCGCGCCTGTCGCCTTGCTGGGCATGGTGCTCGTCACAGCCTGGAACGCCACCATGGCCATCACGCAGGACGCGCAACTGCTGGCCGCGTACGCTCTCTTCGGGGCTTACATCACGCCCATGCTGCTCGCCACCGGGGGCAACCACGAGATCTTTCTCTTCAGCTATCTTGCCGCCATCGCAGCAGCTCTGCTCGCGCTGCTTCGAGCCAAACCCTGGAACCTGCTCCTGCTTGGCCCCCTTCCCATCACCGCGGTCTTCGTCGCGATCTGGGCCATGCAATCGTTCGCCCCCGACCTGCTCGGACTCACGCTCGCACTCGTTACCCTGCTCTGGGCCATCTTTGCGGCCATCCCACTGCTCGCCAGCCAGGCTGACTCTGCGCTGGTCAACGTGATCATGCCCGTCGCCACGGCGCTCTTCGGAGCCTTCTCGGTCTACGCCTTCCTCGCCGGTTCCCGCCGCCCTGCAATCGAACCGTGGGCCGCTCTGCTCTTCGCCGCAGCCTATTTGGCGATCTCCCGCGTCCGCCACAGCGCCGTTGCTTCCGCCATCCACCTTTCGCTCGCCCTCAGCTTCATCACGGTCGCCATCCCGCTCAAACTCACCGGGCACGGCATCACCGCAGGTTGGCTCGCAGAAGCTGTCGCTGTCATCTGGCTGGCTTCCATGCCCGGGCTCGAAGCCCGTGCCCGCGCCGTGCTGGGACACCTCGCCACTGCCGCCATGCTGCTAGGTGTCGGCGGCGCACTGCTGGGGCCAGAGGTCTTCGGGCCAGGACGACTTGTCTTCTTCAACCGCGGCTTCGCTACCGAACTTGGCGCGCTGCTTGTGCTCGGCGTCATCCTCGCCCGAGCGCCGAAACTCGTTACCGGCGTCCGTTTTGCTCCTGATCCAAAGCTTCTCAGCATCGTCGCCTTCTCTCTCTTCAATCTCACGCTGGCCACCACCGCCTATCGCCAGATCAACATCGTCTTCGCTCCAACCTCCGCCAACGACGACTACATGCACATGCTGGCTCTCGGCGGTTTTGCCTTCTCCGCGTGGCTCGCCGTGCAGGGAGCCGCTATGCTGGCCCTCGGCTTTTGGAAAAAAATCGCACTCGTTCGCTGGACAGGCCTGTTTCTGCTTGCAATCACCCTGATCAAGACCGTGGCGTACGACATGCGTACGCTCAGCACAGGCTTCCGCATCATCAGCTACCTGGCGCTCGGCGCACTTCTGCTCGCCGTCAGCTTTGCGTACCAGAAAGGTCTGCTCGGGCTCGATCATGTGCTGGACCAGAACGACGAGGTCGCACAATGA
- a CDS encoding response regulator, translating into MTQPLRILVIDDDPVMRELLEALLGIAGYLVETVSSGEGALLRMDEGTAFEAILTDLHMPGIQGRELAARLLAVRPKGMVLLGMSGSFPTESEKELLDVFLQKPFTVEEFQAALESARQQLVASLRTPVERTSSAVVLDEAVFARLLATLPADALRSVYRLTLDDVRERLVRMDVAVATGDRAALHREAHSIKGGCGMVGAAELYQLAATTEEGTASDTSAIAEFAAACQRLERILDEKFPVSTK; encoded by the coding sequence ATGACTCAGCCGCTTCGCATCCTTGTTATCGACGACGATCCCGTGATGCGCGAACTTCTGGAAGCCTTGCTCGGCATCGCCGGGTACCTCGTCGAGACGGTGAGCTCCGGCGAGGGAGCGCTTCTGCGGATGGATGAAGGCACAGCGTTCGAGGCGATCCTGACAGACCTGCACATGCCGGGCATTCAAGGCAGGGAGCTCGCAGCACGCTTGCTGGCGGTTCGCCCGAAAGGCATGGTGCTGCTTGGCATGAGTGGAAGCTTCCCAACGGAGAGTGAGAAAGAGCTGCTTGACGTCTTTCTGCAGAAACCTTTCACGGTGGAAGAGTTTCAGGCAGCGCTTGAGTCGGCACGGCAGCAACTTGTCGCGTCCCTGCGCACGCCCGTCGAGCGCACAAGCTCGGCCGTTGTGCTGGATGAAGCGGTCTTCGCACGTTTGCTGGCGACGCTGCCAGCCGATGCTCTACGTAGCGTTTACCGCCTTACGCTGGACGATGTGCGCGAGCGGCTGGTGCGTATGGACGTTGCTGTTGCAACCGGGGATCGCGCGGCGCTGCACCGCGAGGCGCATTCGATCAAAGGTGGATGCGGCATGGTAGGGGCGGCAGAGCTTTATCAACTTGCGGCCACCACAGAAGAGGGAACCGCATCTGATACGAGTGCTATTGCAGAATTCGCGGCTGCGTGTCAGCGACTGGAGCGTATTCTGGACGAGAAGTTCCCCGTGTCCACGAAATAA
- a CDS encoding response regulator transcription factor — MPNTRKTAKIAPDVRIVVADDHPVVRFGVKNILLSEEGFEVVGEAADGEQAITETLEREPDILLLDMQMPKLPGLEAMRAIMSRSPRVKIILLTSTISTQQIIEALQIGARGIVLKDAVAGDLGESIRSVLSGDYWIGGQRVANLLAALNDLMQQAAAVPEKKTYGLTPRELEVVTCIVEGCSNKDIAKQFTISEETVKRHLSNIFDKTGVSTRLELALFAISHKLVDLDA, encoded by the coding sequence ATGCCTAACACCAGGAAGACCGCCAAAATCGCACCTGACGTACGTATTGTCGTTGCCGACGATCATCCTGTAGTGCGTTTCGGTGTCAAAAACATTCTGCTAAGCGAAGAAGGCTTTGAGGTCGTAGGCGAAGCTGCCGATGGCGAGCAGGCCATTACGGAGACGCTGGAGCGCGAGCCGGACATCCTGTTGCTCGACATGCAGATGCCGAAGCTGCCGGGGCTGGAAGCGATGCGCGCCATCATGAGCCGCTCGCCGCGCGTGAAGATCATTCTGTTGACCAGCACGATCTCCACGCAGCAGATTATCGAGGCGCTGCAGATCGGCGCTCGCGGCATTGTGCTGAAGGACGCCGTTGCCGGCGATCTGGGCGAGAGCATTCGCTCGGTGTTGAGCGGCGACTACTGGATCGGCGGCCAGCGCGTGGCGAACCTGCTGGCGGCGCTGAATGACCTGATGCAGCAGGCCGCGGCCGTGCCGGAGAAGAAGACGTACGGTCTGACGCCGCGAGAGCTGGAAGTGGTGACCTGCATCGTCGAGGGCTGCTCGAACAAGGACATCGCCAAGCAGTTCACGATCTCGGAAGAGACGGTGAAGCGGCATCTCTCGAACATCTTCGATAAGACGGGCGTGAGCACGCGTCTGGAGCTGGCCCTGTTTGCGATTAGCCACAAGCTTGTGGACCTGGATGCATAA
- a CDS encoding L,D-transpeptidase family protein has protein sequence MSRQRSFVAAVVSLTTAVVFAGCSSRGASSLPLQGVDRLVVVKHEHRLSLYRGGQEVARFHVSLGRGGPGPKLQEGDKKVPEGSYLIVAHNPHSTYHNALRVGYPTPIQEAEAKARGVNPGGDIMIHGIHNGFGWLGALQGYVDWTEGCIALTDAQVDAVARAVPDGTPIVIEH, from the coding sequence ATGTCACGTCAGCGAAGTTTTGTCGCAGCCGTCGTCAGTTTGACGACGGCTGTTGTGTTTGCAGGGTGTTCGAGTCGCGGAGCTTCCTCGCTTCCTTTGCAGGGAGTTGATCGGCTCGTTGTCGTAAAGCATGAACATCGTCTTTCCCTGTATCGCGGCGGCCAGGAAGTGGCTCGTTTTCACGTCTCTCTGGGGCGAGGTGGGCCTGGGCCTAAGCTGCAGGAGGGGGACAAAAAAGTCCCGGAGGGAAGCTACCTCATCGTGGCTCATAACCCTCACAGCACGTACCATAATGCGTTGCGCGTGGGATATCCCACGCCGATTCAAGAGGCTGAGGCGAAAGCTCGTGGTGTCAATCCTGGTGGGGACATCATGATCCACGGTATTCATAATGGGTTTGGCTGGCTCGGCGCTTTGCAGGGCTATGTCGATTGGACGGAGGGCTGTATCGCACTCACGGATGCGCAGGTGGATGCGGTCGCTCGTGCGGTTCCCGACGGAACACCGATCGTCATTGAGCATTAG
- a CDS encoding YpdA family putative bacillithiol disulfide reductase codes for MSEELFDVLVIGAGPTGLACAIDAQNVGLRVVVIDKGCLTNSLFHYPAGMTFFTTPELLEIGNMPFPSTNQKPTRSEALEYYRKVAQHYALDVRQYERVVRVSGSDGAFEVHTVDRFDRTTIHRAKKLIVSTGYYDLPNKLGIDGEELSKVAHYYNEAHPFAGEDVLVIGGKNSAAIAALDLWRHGARVTLIHRGAELHRHIKYWIKPDIENRIKNGEIGAYFNTVCTKITEDSITLQAPEGEKTLPNRFVFALTGYQPDFTFIESLGVHLDAANARCPVCSKETLESNVPGIYLAGVVVAGERTNEVFIENGRFHGALIAADLAAKLTDRAVAKPVAPTHTVAAE; via the coding sequence ATGAGCGAAGAATTATTTGACGTCCTTGTGATCGGCGCTGGTCCTACCGGCCTGGCTTGCGCGATTGACGCGCAGAATGTTGGCCTGCGTGTGGTGGTGATCGACAAGGGATGTCTGACGAACTCGCTCTTTCATTACCCGGCAGGGATGACGTTCTTCACCACGCCGGAGCTGCTTGAGATCGGCAACATGCCGTTTCCTTCGACGAATCAGAAGCCCACGCGCAGCGAAGCTCTGGAGTACTACCGCAAGGTGGCGCAACATTATGCGCTCGATGTGCGACAGTATGAGCGTGTCGTTCGTGTCAGTGGCTCGGATGGGGCGTTTGAAGTTCACACGGTGGACCGCTTTGACCGGACGACGATTCATCGGGCGAAGAAGCTGATCGTCTCCACGGGCTACTACGATCTGCCGAACAAGCTCGGCATCGACGGCGAAGAGCTCTCCAAGGTGGCGCACTATTACAACGAGGCGCACCCTTTCGCGGGAGAGGATGTCCTCGTGATCGGCGGCAAGAACTCCGCGGCGATAGCGGCGCTAGACCTGTGGCGGCACGGAGCACGCGTCACGCTGATCCACCGCGGAGCGGAGCTTCATCGTCACATCAAGTACTGGATCAAGCCGGACATTGAGAACCGCATCAAGAACGGTGAGATCGGGGCGTACTTCAATACGGTTTGCACGAAGATCACGGAAGATTCGATCACCCTGCAGGCACCCGAAGGCGAGAAGACGTTGCCGAACCGCTTCGTCTTCGCGCTGACGGGCTATCAACCGGACTTTACGTTTATCGAATCGCTGGGCGTTCATCTGGATGCGGCGAACGCTCGTTGCCCTGTCTGCAGCAAGGAGACGCTGGAGTCGAACGTTCCGGGGATTTATCTCGCGGGCGTCGTTGTGGCGGGCGAGCGAACGAACGAGGTCTTCATCGAAAACGGTCGTTTTCATGGGGCGCTGATCGCGGCGGATCTGGCCGCGAAGCTGACAGATCGGGCTGTGGCGAAGCCGGTTGCGCCGACACATACGGTTGCGGCCGAGTAA
- a CDS encoding fumarate hydratase: MTTIQQNDFIESVRAALQYISFYHPIDFIENLNRAYELEQSPSAKDAMKQILVNSRMCAEGHRPICQDTGIVTIFVKLGMECHFASGSAPSTMTLQEMCDQGVREAWLDPDNKLRGSILADPAFSRKNTRDNTPCVVEVSLVQGNTVDITVAAKGGGSEAKSKFAMLNPSDSVAEWVLKTVPTMGAGWCPPGMLGIGIGGTAEKAMLLAKQALMDPIDMQELKARGAKTNVEKLREEIYDKVNALGIGAQGLGGLTTVLDVKILDWPSHAANLPVAMIPNCAATRHAHVVLKGDGPVYIDPPSLEHWPAMTYEAHGGKRVNLDTLTQEETKTWKPGDVLLLNGKLLTGRDAAHKRMTEMLSRGEKLPVDFTNKLIYYVGPVDPVRDEAVGPAGPTTATRMDKFTRQMLEQSGLIGMVGKAERGVAAIDAIRDNEAVYLIAIGGAAYLVSKAIKHSKLLAFEDLGMEAIYEFDVVDMPVTVAVDAKGNSVHITGPEEWKEKIAHSMGLGEVAILNQ, translated from the coding sequence ATGACGACTATTCAGCAGAACGACTTCATCGAGAGCGTGCGTGCCGCGCTGCAGTACATCAGCTTTTATCACCCCATCGATTTCATCGAGAACCTCAACCGCGCCTACGAGCTGGAGCAGTCTCCCTCGGCCAAGGACGCGATGAAGCAGATTCTGGTGAACTCGCGCATGTGTGCCGAGGGGCATCGCCCCATCTGCCAGGACACCGGCATCGTTACCATCTTTGTCAAGCTCGGCATGGAGTGTCACTTCGCCAGCGGCAGCGCGCCCTCGACGATGACGCTGCAGGAGATGTGCGACCAGGGTGTGCGGGAAGCATGGCTCGACCCGGACAACAAGCTGCGCGGCAGCATCCTGGCTGACCCTGCGTTCTCGCGCAAGAATACGCGCGACAACACGCCGTGCGTGGTCGAGGTTTCGCTGGTGCAGGGCAATACGGTGGACATTACTGTGGCCGCGAAGGGTGGCGGTTCCGAGGCGAAGTCGAAGTTTGCGATGCTCAATCCGTCCGACTCGGTTGCGGAGTGGGTGTTGAAGACGGTGCCGACGATGGGCGCAGGCTGGTGCCCGCCGGGAATGCTCGGCATCGGTATCGGCGGCACGGCGGAGAAGGCGATGCTGCTGGCCAAGCAGGCGCTGATGGACCCGATCGACATGCAGGAGTTGAAGGCCCGCGGAGCGAAGACGAACGTCGAGAAGCTGCGCGAGGAGATCTACGACAAGGTGAACGCGCTGGGCATCGGCGCACAGGGGCTTGGCGGCCTGACGACCGTGCTGGACGTGAAGATTCTGGACTGGCCTTCGCACGCCGCAAACCTGCCGGTGGCGATGATTCCGAACTGTGCGGCGACGCGTCATGCGCACGTTGTGCTGAAGGGCGATGGCCCGGTCTACATTGATCCGCCGTCGCTGGAGCATTGGCCGGCAATGACGTATGAGGCGCATGGAGGCAAGCGTGTGAACCTCGACACGCTGACGCAGGAAGAGACGAAGACGTGGAAGCCAGGCGACGTGCTGCTGCTCAACGGCAAGCTGCTGACCGGCCGCGATGCAGCGCACAAGCGCATGACCGAGATGCTTTCCCGTGGCGAGAAGCTTCCCGTCGACTTCACGAATAAGCTGATCTACTACGTTGGCCCGGTCGATCCGGTTCGCGACGAAGCTGTTGGCCCGGCTGGGCCGACGACAGCAACGCGCATGGATAAGTTCACGCGGCAGATGCTGGAGCAGAGCGGCCTGATCGGCATGGTGGGCAAGGCTGAGCGTGGCGTTGCGGCCATTGATGCGATTCGCGATAACGAAGCGGTCTACCTGATCGCAATCGGCGGCGCGGCGTATCTGGTGTCCAAGGCGATCAAGCACTCGAAGCTGCTGGCGTTTGAAGACCTTGGCATGGAAGCCATCTACGAGTTCGATGTGGTGGATATGCCGGTCACGGTGGCGGTCGATGCGAAGGGCAACAGTGTCCACATTACTGGACCGGAAGAGTGGAAAGAGAAGATCGCGCACTCGATGGGGCTGGGAGAGGTTGCTATCCTGAACCAATAA
- a CDS encoding OmpA family protein, translating to MFSKTMRVAGVLSATALLSVASLSAFAQEANPTTIAPGAKHGVVVADGPNGTYIYHVKVVERDLDAVNYLNRSGSTKIAFKGTNLMPNAYGEGKVESATGKTNISVNFKGLTPANGFGPEYLTYVLWAISADGRPQNLGELELAGDKASLSVSSSYQSFGMIVTAEPYFAVSQPSDVVVLQNVFSDKTEGILQHVNIHYSLLPKGLYANTGGSKSVEDPITDREHYPLALYEAHNAARIALAAGAEKYAPGVVERMRLNLKNADDMQASKHRDVKMIFTQAREATQRAEDARLITLRKQAAERSQAERDARASAESQAAQSQQAAADAQAQADRAAAAKAQADADRARAEAEAARARSQADAATQDAAATREKLKAQLNGILATSENARGLIVNMNDVLFDTAKYTLKPATQVSLAKVATILQLYPDLKVHVEGYTDSVGGDDYNQKLSENRANAVKDFLTQNGVPADNVTSQGYGKTHPVADNGTKEGRAQNRRVNLVVSGAAIGVKESTPDSQQ from the coding sequence ATGTTCAGCAAGACCATGCGAGTCGCCGGTGTGCTTTCAGCCACGGCACTTCTTTCGGTTGCATCCCTCAGCGCGTTCGCGCAGGAAGCCAACCCGACCACCATTGCTCCCGGAGCCAAGCACGGCGTAGTTGTCGCTGACGGCCCAAATGGGACGTACATCTATCACGTGAAGGTGGTTGAGCGTGATCTTGATGCCGTGAACTATCTGAACCGTTCTGGTTCAACGAAGATTGCTTTCAAGGGTACAAATCTGATGCCTAACGCGTATGGCGAAGGCAAGGTAGAGTCCGCGACCGGCAAGACAAATATCTCGGTGAACTTCAAGGGACTGACCCCGGCTAACGGCTTTGGCCCGGAGTATCTGACGTACGTGCTTTGGGCGATTTCGGCAGATGGCCGTCCGCAGAACCTTGGCGAGCTTGAGCTTGCAGGGGATAAGGCCAGCCTGAGCGTGAGCTCGTCGTATCAGTCGTTTGGCATGATCGTGACCGCGGAGCCGTACTTCGCTGTGTCGCAGCCGAGCGATGTGGTGGTGCTCCAGAATGTTTTCTCTGACAAGACCGAGGGCATCCTTCAGCATGTGAACATCCACTACTCTCTGCTGCCAAAGGGCTTGTATGCCAACACGGGCGGATCGAAGTCGGTAGAAGATCCGATCACAGATCGTGAGCATTATCCGTTGGCGTTGTATGAGGCGCATAATGCGGCTCGCATCGCTCTTGCTGCAGGTGCGGAGAAGTACGCTCCTGGCGTTGTTGAGCGCATGCGTTTGAACTTGAAGAACGCTGACGATATGCAGGCTTCGAAGCACCGCGATGTGAAGATGATCTTCACGCAGGCTCGCGAAGCAACACAGCGTGCAGAGGACGCTCGTCTGATTACGCTGCGCAAGCAGGCAGCGGAGCGCTCGCAGGCAGAGCGTGATGCGCGCGCTTCGGCAGAGAGTCAGGCAGCACAGTCGCAGCAGGCGGCGGCCGATGCCCAGGCTCAGGCCGACCGTGCAGCCGCAGCGAAGGCGCAGGCCGATGCAGATCGTGCTCGTGCCGAAGCGGAAGCGGCCCGTGCCCGTTCGCAGGCGGATGCTGCAACTCAGGATGCTGCTGCAACGCGTGAAAAGCTAAAGGCGCAGCTCAACGGCATTCTGGCAACGAGTGAAAATGCTCGCGGCCTGATTGTGAATATGAACGATGTGCTGTTCGACACCGCGAAGTACACGCTGAAGCCGGCAACGCAGGTTTCGCTGGCGAAGGTTGCTACGATCCTGCAGCTCTATCCCGACCTGAAGGTACACGTCGAAGGCTACACCGACTCGGTGGGCGGAGACGATTACAACCAGAAGCTGAGTGAGAATCGCGCAAACGCCGTGAAGGACTTCCTTACCCAGAACGGCGTGCCTGCGGACAACGTTACCTCGCAGGGTTATGGCAAGACTCACCCCGTTGCAGATAACGGAACCAAGGAAGGCCGCGCTCAGAACCGTCGCGTGAACCTGGTGGTTTCGGGCGCTGCGATTGGTGTGAAGGAGTCCACGCCAGACAGCCAGCAGTAA
- a CDS encoding PA2169 family four-helix-bundle protein — protein sequence MANTLEGSTKNKETEKVLLHVIQSLQDGQQGFADIGEHLQDETLKKYFLAESLHRANFRAELENELHRSGMADVKESGSTAGMLHRVWGDLKAKMGAGDHELLATAEQGEDEAKKAYKDALEHELPLPIRELLSTQQAHVISSHDYVRNHRDALKK from the coding sequence ATGGCGAACACACTCGAAGGATCGACGAAGAACAAGGAGACTGAAAAGGTCCTGCTCCATGTCATCCAGTCATTGCAGGATGGTCAGCAAGGTTTTGCGGATATCGGCGAGCACCTACAGGACGAAACCCTGAAGAAGTACTTTCTAGCCGAGAGTCTGCACCGAGCAAACTTCCGCGCAGAACTTGAAAACGAATTGCATCGCTCAGGTATGGCCGATGTGAAGGAGTCCGGATCAACGGCTGGTATGCTGCATCGCGTCTGGGGCGATTTGAAGGCAAAGATGGGTGCAGGTGACCACGAACTGCTTGCGACTGCGGAGCAGGGTGAGGATGAAGCCAAGAAGGCGTACAAGGATGCGCTTGAGCATGAGCTTCCACTTCCAATACGTGAACTGTTGAGCACGCAGCAGGCGCACGTCATCAGCTCGCACGACTATGTTCGCAACCATCGCGATGCTTTAAAGAAGTAA
- a CDS encoding DoxX family protein produces the protein MRAGRALMGGLYVVAGIGHFVVTRAYLRIMPDYLPAHRELVLLSGAAEVLCGVGVLLPATRRLSAWATVALLVAVFPANLWMVQHPEILPGVPLWVLWLRLPLQLPLIAWALLYTKPQAS, from the coding sequence ATGCGTGCAGGACGAGCGTTGATGGGCGGACTCTACGTGGTCGCTGGTATCGGGCACTTCGTGGTGACGCGTGCGTATCTGCGCATCATGCCCGACTATCTGCCAGCGCATCGCGAACTCGTACTGTTGAGTGGCGCTGCAGAGGTTCTGTGTGGTGTGGGCGTGTTGTTGCCCGCGACGCGGCGCCTGTCCGCGTGGGCCACGGTTGCTTTGCTGGTGGCGGTTTTCCCCGCGAATCTGTGGATGGTGCAGCACCCGGAGATCCTACCCGGCGTGCCGCTGTGGGTACTTTGGCTCAGGCTTCCGCTGCAGCTGCCGTTAATTGCCTGGGCGCTGCTCTACACGAAGCCTCAGGCAAGCTAG
- a CDS encoding undecaprenyl-diphosphate phosphatase: MFLLKVLILAIVQGLAELLPVSSSAHVVVAEKLLGLDPSSPAMTLVLVMLHTGTMFAVIVYFWNQWKRSYFATGDAFARFAIRAIWATALTAIIGYPIIKVIEKTAFKGLPKAEIEMLFSRLDLVGTALFAAGLLILFAGLKERGEEKSQTLAYERAASRSGDNVTFGQAGWMGAVQGLCLPFRGFSRSGATISTGMLVGAQRERAERFSFALAVILTPPVIAREVLRLLKASHEATAAGTSIDLHSSLVYSLIGMVLSFFAGLAALKWLSSWLEAGRWWLFGIYCIVASVGVLFLHHIGY; the protein is encoded by the coding sequence ATGTTCTTGCTGAAGGTTTTGATTCTGGCCATCGTTCAGGGCCTTGCCGAGTTGCTGCCCGTTTCCAGTTCCGCCCACGTCGTTGTGGCGGAAAAGCTGCTGGGGCTCGACCCCAGTTCGCCAGCCATGACGCTGGTGCTGGTGATGCTGCACACCGGAACGATGTTCGCCGTCATCGTCTACTTCTGGAACCAGTGGAAGCGCTCCTACTTCGCCACCGGCGATGCCTTCGCCCGCTTCGCCATTCGCGCCATCTGGGCCACGGCCCTGACCGCCATCATCGGCTACCCGATCATCAAGGTGATCGAAAAAACCGCGTTCAAAGGCCTGCCGAAAGCAGAGATCGAGATGCTCTTCTCCCGGCTCGACCTCGTTGGCACAGCACTCTTTGCGGCGGGCCTGCTCATCCTCTTCGCGGGGCTGAAGGAGCGGGGCGAAGAGAAATCACAGACGCTTGCCTACGAACGGGCAGCCTCGCGCTCCGGCGATAACGTGACCTTTGGCCAGGCTGGATGGATGGGCGCCGTGCAGGGTCTCTGCCTTCCGTTCCGCGGTTTTTCGCGTTCGGGCGCAACGATCTCGACCGGCATGCTGGTCGGTGCGCAGCGTGAACGCGCCGAGCGCTTCTCGTTCGCGCTGGCTGTCATCCTCACGCCGCCCGTCATCGCTCGCGAGGTGCTCCGCCTGCTGAAGGCTTCGCACGAAGCAACCGCTGCGGGAACGTCAATCGACCTGCACAGCAGCCTCGTCTACTCGCTCATCGGCATGGTGCTCAGCTTCTTCGCCGGTCTCGCCGCGCTGAAGTGGCTCAGCTCCTGGCTGGAAGCGGGTCGCTGGTGGCTTTTCGGCATCTACTGCATCGTGGCCAGCGTCGGCGTTCTTTTCCTGCATCACATCGGTTATTAG
- the bamD gene encoding outer membrane protein assembly factor BamD, with product MKRTVLVVTLLCTSPLWAQKKNRKDPNSLAGYDRAARATVLHTANVYVTADASNPPYAQVTPGHEVVIVDRNGAWVNVFANTDEADTRNPDSAPEIEEPGAHPDPSSGWIRDKGIVSPTTPKGDALLYGSALEFESQAMQPHPPKGSASAAHFLYQRVAEYFPDSPLAPEALYRAADIRWQLEKADIGSLPSAHEGNNYMRPQLYDGDLKKVMKRYPQTPQAARAAFDLIDNKLCGDWQGLPKCPEMETNVYLKYADQYPNGPKSAEALYDAAYRQGVLVTMYTVDDQAKRSEQAKMNCQQIADDLAKQFPQSEYAARAQSLAFRVAQGIPVYGSDRD from the coding sequence ATGAAGAGAACCGTTCTGGTCGTAACGCTGCTGTGCACTAGCCCCCTGTGGGCGCAGAAGAAGAATAGGAAAGACCCGAACTCGCTCGCGGGTTACGACCGCGCCGCTCGCGCCACCGTGCTGCACACCGCCAACGTGTACGTCACCGCCGATGCCAGCAATCCACCGTACGCACAGGTGACTCCGGGCCACGAGGTCGTGATCGTCGACCGCAACGGTGCCTGGGTAAACGTCTTCGCCAACACCGACGAGGCCGACACCCGCAACCCCGACTCAGCACCCGAGATTGAAGAGCCCGGAGCGCATCCTGACCCCAGCTCCGGCTGGATTCGCGATAAAGGCATCGTTAGCCCGACGACGCCGAAGGGCGATGCCCTGCTCTACGGCTCCGCGCTGGAGTTTGAGTCGCAGGCGATGCAGCCGCACCCGCCCAAGGGCTCAGCCTCGGCTGCTCACTTCCTCTACCAGCGCGTGGCCGAGTACTTCCCTGATTCACCGCTCGCACCCGAGGCGTTGTATCGCGCGGCCGACATCCGCTGGCAGCTGGAGAAGGCAGACATCGGCTCCCTGCCCAGCGCGCACGAAGGCAATAACTACATGCGGCCCCAGCTCTACGACGGCGATCTGAAGAAGGTGATGAAGCGGTATCCGCAGACGCCACAGGCCGCTCGTGCTGCGTTTGACCTGATCGACAACAAGCTCTGCGGCGACTGGCAGGGCCTGCCGAAGTGCCCCGAGATGGAGACCAATGTCTACCTGAAGTACGCCGACCAGTACCCCAACGGCCCGAAGTCTGCCGAAGCGCTTTACGACGCGGCCTACCGGCAGGGAGTGCTCGTCACCATGTACACGGTCGACGACCAGGCAAAGCGGTCAGAACAGGCCAAAATGAACTGCCAGCAGATTGCCGATGATCTGGCCAAACAGTTCCCTCAATCCGAGTACGCCGCCCGGGCCCAGAGCCTCGCCTTTCGCGTGGCGCAGGGCATCCCGGTCTACGGCAGTGACCGCGACTAG